One genomic segment of Ignavibacteriota bacterium includes these proteins:
- a CDS encoding sodium-translocating pyrophosphatase: MQDFLFWLIPLGSVFALIFARIFFKQMMKEDEGTDKMKEIAQYVRDGAMTYLKQQYKVVLFFFIIITLLFSFLAYVLELQNPWVPFAFISGGFFSGLAGFFGMKTATYAAARTANAARTSLNKGLIIAFRSGAVMGLVVVGLGLLDISIWFLVLKYFYPITQGDGHSLIVITTTMLTFGMGASTQALFARVGGGIYTKAADVGADLVGKVEAGIPEDDPRNPATIADNVGDNVGDVAGMGADLYESYCGSILATAALGASAFYTNTDLQYKAVIAPMLIASIGIVLSLIGIYFVRTKEGATQKELLNSLSKGMNLSSLLIVIFSFIILNLLQLENATGIWGSIVVGLVTGIVIGKATEYYTSQSYPPTQSIAESAKTGPATVIISGLGVGMMSTAIPVLAVVVGIILSFLFASGFTFDNMGMGLYGIGIAAVGMLSTLGITLATDAYGPIADNAGGNAEMSGLGREVRQRTDALDSLGNTTAATGKGFAIGSAALTALALLASYIEEIKIGLIRIGQLSLDLGNGVVVQTATATLQDFMNFYEVNLMNPKVLIGIFIGSMMAFIFCGLAINAVGRAAQKMVDEVRRQFKELPGILEGKTIPDYAKCVEISTKGAQKEMMVPSMLAIFTPIVTGLIFGVSGVMGLLVGGLGTGFVLAIFMANAGGAWDNAKKYIEEGNIGGKGSAAHKATVIGDTVGDPFKDTAGPSLNILIKLMSMVAIVMSGLTVAFSLF, encoded by the coding sequence ATGCAAGATTTTCTTTTCTGGTTGATACCTTTAGGTTCTGTTTTTGCCCTAATTTTTGCCCGAATATTTTTCAAACAAATGATGAAAGAGGACGAAGGTACAGATAAAATGAAAGAAATTGCACAATACGTTCGGGATGGTGCAATGACTTACTTAAAACAACAATATAAAGTTGTATTATTTTTTTTCATCATAATAACATTGCTCTTTTCATTTTTAGCTTACGTTTTAGAATTACAAAATCCGTGGGTTCCTTTTGCTTTTATTAGCGGTGGATTTTTCTCCGGTTTAGCCGGTTTCTTTGGTATGAAAACAGCAACCTATGCCGCAGCAAGAACAGCAAATGCAGCAAGAACTTCACTAAATAAAGGTCTAATTATTGCTTTTAGAAGCGGCGCCGTTATGGGACTTGTAGTTGTTGGGCTTGGATTATTAGATATTTCTATATGGTTTTTGGTATTGAAATATTTTTATCCAATAACTCAAGGTGATGGACACAGTTTAATTGTAATAACTACAACAATGTTAACTTTTGGAATGGGTGCTTCAACTCAAGCTTTATTTGCAAGAGTAGGTGGCGGAATCTATACAAAAGCTGCAGATGTTGGTGCTGATCTAGTTGGAAAAGTTGAAGCCGGAATACCGGAAGACGATCCAAGAAATCCAGCAACTATTGCTGATAATGTTGGTGATAATGTTGGTGACGTTGCCGGCATGGGTGCAGATTTGTATGAATCGTATTGCGGATCAATTTTGGCAACTGCTGCATTAGGAGCTTCTGCATTTTATACAAATACAGATTTACAATACAAAGCTGTAATTGCACCTATGCTTATTGCTTCAATTGGAATTGTGCTATCCTTAATAGGAATTTATTTTGTTAGAACAAAAGAAGGTGCAACTCAAAAAGAACTCTTAAATTCTTTATCAAAAGGAATGAATTTGAGCTCTCTATTAATTGTAATTTTTTCATTTATTATTTTGAACTTACTTCAGCTTGAAAATGCTACCGGAATTTGGGGTTCAATTGTTGTGGGATTAGTAACCGGAATAGTAATTGGAAAAGCTACGGAATATTATACTTCACAATCTTACCCTCCAACACAATCTATTGCGGAAAGTGCAAAAACCGGTCCGGCAACAGTAATAATTTCTGGATTAGGTGTAGGTATGATGTCAACTGCAATTCCTGTTCTTGCCGTTGTAGTTGGAATAATTTTATCATTTTTATTTGCTTCCGGATTTACTTTTGATAATATGGGAATGGGTTTATATGGAATTGGAATTGCAGCAGTTGGTATGCTTTCAACTTTAGGTATTACTTTAGCAACTGATGCTTATGGTCCAATAGCTGATAATGCCGGAGGAAATGCTGAGATGAGCGGATTGGGACGAGAAGTAAGACAACGAACCGACGCCTTAGATTCTTTAGGAAATACAACAGCTGCTACCGGAAAAGGTTTTGCAATTGGGTCCGCAGCATTAACTGCATTGGCTTTATTAGCATCTTATATTGAAGAAATTAAAATTGGTCTGATTAGAATTGGACAATTATCACTTGATTTAGGCAATGGGGTTGTGGTTCAAACAGCAACAGCAACATTACAAGATTTTATGAATTTTTATGAAGTAAATCTTATGAATCCAAAAGTTCTTATTGGAATTTTTATTGGTTCAATGATGGCTTTTATTTTCTGCGGATTAGCAATCAATGCAGTTGGTCGTGCAGCACAAAAAATGGTTGATGAAGTAAGAAGACAGTTTAAAGAATTGCCTGGAATTTTAGAAGGAAAAACAATTCCGGATTATGCAAAATGTGTTGAAATTTCTACAAAAGGTGCACAAAAAGAAATGATGGTTCCTTCAATGTTAGCAATATTTACTCCAATTGTAACCGGATTAATTTTTGGTGTCTCTGGAGTTATGGGTTTGCTTGTCGGCGGTTTGGGTACGGGATTTGTCCTTGCAATATTTATGGCAAATGCCGGTGGTGCTTGGGATAATGCAAAAAAATATATTGAAGAAGGTAATATCGGCGGTAAAGGTTCTGCTGCTCATAAAGCTACCGTAATTGGTGATACTGTTGGAGATCCATTTAAAGATACAGCCGGTCCAAGTTTAAATATTCTTATAAAATTAATGAGTATGGTTGCAATTGTAATGTCTGGTTTAACTGTAGCTTTTAGTCTTTTTTAG
- a CDS encoding esterase, whose translation MKNLQKILCSMILISTILTAQNYKPTPNDTLSSILIHSNNKVTFSIYAPEAKNVSIGGGDIPNIQAIGKMIKKENGVWSVTLGPINPGAYRYNFNVDGISIIDPKNTEISESNMNLWSLFYLKGAEFTDNKNIPHGAISEINYFSKSLNKNRRMHVYTPPDYHNNDEKYPVFYLLHGAFDCDDAWTTVGRAGFIIDNLLAENKVKPMIIVMPAGHTKSFQFRTPSPIKDEFIEDFLNDIKPFIEKNYRTIDNSENRAIAGLSMGGGHTLNIAIPNLQDYGYIGVFSSGIFGINGGDSFLANMGKDWENNNLEILDKEDLKKNLKLIWFATGKDDFLLETTKSTVAALKRHNFEVIYNETSGGHTWDKWREYLYEFSQLLFK comes from the coding sequence ATGAAAAATTTACAAAAAATACTTTGCTCTATGATTTTAATATCAACAATATTAACCGCACAAAACTATAAACCCACACCAAATGATACGCTTAGCTCAATTTTAATTCATTCCAATAATAAAGTAACATTCAGCATTTATGCTCCCGAAGCAAAAAATGTTAGTATTGGCGGTGGAGATATTCCGAATATTCAAGCAATTGGTAAAATGATAAAAAAAGAAAATGGAGTTTGGTCTGTAACTTTAGGACCGATCAATCCCGGAGCATACAGATATAATTTCAATGTTGATGGAATTTCAATAATTGATCCAAAAAATACGGAAATAAGTGAATCAAACATGAATTTGTGGAGCTTATTCTATTTAAAAGGTGCGGAGTTTACAGATAATAAAAATATTCCTCACGGAGCAATTTCGGAAATAAATTATTTTTCAAAATCGCTTAACAAAAATAGAAGAATGCATGTTTATACTCCTCCAGATTACCATAATAATGATGAAAAATATCCCGTTTTTTATTTATTACACGGAGCATTTGATTGTGATGATGCTTGGACAACAGTTGGCAGAGCGGGTTTTATAATTGATAATTTATTAGCTGAAAATAAAGTAAAACCAATGATAATTGTTATGCCGGCTGGTCACACTAAATCATTTCAATTTAGAACACCCAGTCCGATAAAAGATGAATTTATTGAAGATTTCCTTAACGATATTAAACCATTTATTGAAAAAAATTATAGGACAATAGATAATTCAGAAAATAGAGCTATTGCCGGATTATCAATGGGAGGCGGACATACTTTAAATATTGCAATTCCTAATTTGCAAGATTATGGATACATAGGCGTGTTTAGTTCCGGAATTTTTGGAATAAATGGCGGAGATTCATTTTTAGCTAACATGGGTAAAGATTGGGAAAACAATAATTTAGAGATTTTAGATAAAGAAGATTTAAAGAAAAATTTAAAATTGATTTGGTTTGCAACCGGGAAAGACGATTTTCTTCTTGAAACAACAAAAAGTACTGTTGCAGCATTAAAAAGGCACAATTTTGAAGTTATTTACAATGAAACTTCTGGCGGTCATACTTGGGATAAATGGCGAGAATATTTGTATGAATTTTCACAACTTCTTTTTAAATAA
- the ugpC gene encoding sn-glycerol-3-phosphate ABC transporter ATP-binding protein UgpC has product MANLSIKNLFKSYDQKNFAVKDVNIEISNGEFVVLVGPSGCGKSTILRMIAGLEDITKGEIYIDSKLVNNVSPKDRDIAMVFQNYALYPHMSVFENISFGLKLRKFSREEIKKRVNDASEILGLSEMLDRKPKQLSGGQRQRVALGRAIVRNPKVFLFDEPLSNLDAKLRVQMRTEISKLHKKLGTTMIYVTHDQTEAMTMGDKIVILNNGEIQQIDSPMNLYNKPINKFVAGFIGSPAMNFIEGKIEKENKLKFVSENSHLIFELNSDQVEKLEKYIEQNITIGIRPEDFRLTNEFQNDSLKIEIKIELSEPLGNETYVYFTFEEKQLIARIVTDKEMKIGTEVNLNLNKTKIHFFENGNNKSLLN; this is encoded by the coding sequence ATGGCAAATCTATCAATAAAAAATCTTTTCAAATCTTACGATCAGAAAAATTTTGCAGTTAAAGATGTAAATATTGAAATATCAAACGGAGAGTTTGTAGTTTTGGTTGGTCCATCCGGATGTGGAAAATCAACAATTCTTAGAATGATTGCCGGTCTTGAAGATATCACAAAAGGTGAAATTTATATTGATTCAAAGCTTGTAAATAATGTTTCGCCAAAAGATAGAGATATTGCAATGGTTTTTCAGAATTATGCACTTTATCCACATATGAGCGTTTTTGAAAATATTTCATTCGGATTGAAACTTAGAAAATTCAGCAGAGAAGAAATTAAAAAACGTGTAAATGATGCGAGCGAAATTTTAGGACTTTCGGAAATGTTAGATAGAAAACCGAAGCAGCTTTCCGGCGGGCAGCGTCAACGAGTTGCTTTGGGAAGAGCAATTGTAAGAAATCCTAAAGTTTTTTTATTTGATGAACCACTTAGTAATTTGGATGCCAAATTAAGAGTTCAAATGCGAACGGAAATTTCTAAACTTCATAAAAAACTTGGTACAACAATGATTTATGTAACTCATGATCAAACTGAAGCGATGACGATGGGAGATAAAATTGTTATTCTAAATAATGGAGAAATTCAGCAAATTGATTCACCAATGAATTTGTACAATAAACCTATCAATAAATTTGTTGCTGGTTTTATTGGAAGTCCCGCAATGAATTTTATTGAAGGAAAAATTGAAAAAGAAAATAAACTTAAATTTGTTTCGGAAAACAGCCATTTAATATTTGAATTAAACTCGGATCAAGTTGAAAAACTTGAAAAATATATTGAGCAGAATATTACTATTGGAATTAGACCTGAGGACTTTCGTTTAACAAATGAATTTCAAAATGATAGTTTGAAAATAGAAATAAAAATAGAACTTTCTGAACCTTTAGGTAACGAAACTTATGTTTATTTTACATTTGAAGAGAAACAATTAATTGCAAGGATTGTTACAGATAAAGAAATGAAAATCGGGACTGAAGTTAATCTGAACTTAAACAAAACTAAAATTCATTTTTTTGAAAATGGAAATAACAAATCATTACTGAACTAA
- a CDS encoding Tat pathway signal protein has translation MKYLILILVVITFFNCKENENVITEKKFTLTSDQEKFLDTLQYYSFKYFVNEVNPENGLVKDRSTKDSPSSIAAVGFAIPIWAIGAEKNWIGREKAVELTYNLMKFLINSEQSMEPDATGYNGFYYHFLDMQTGKRIGKCELSSIDTSWLLAGIRFARMYYNKENEKEKFIRETADSLTFRMNWDWWTKPESEGFFGGAVTMGWHPELGFGNMSWTGFNEGHYLYVLAAGSGYKNHKSAYAAWLKHYNWYAPYQGLDHACFPALFAFQWSNCFIDYRNIYDEYMMEKGIDYFENSRRATLSQQKYAIENPKNWVGYDSLTWGLTACDGPADELQDLDRRIYQGYGERGPSYPFRGSLDDGTIAPTGAISSIPFAPEIVVPTIMNFRDKYGSKGLWDKYGFKDSFNPTLNWVDNDYLGIDQGPIVIMIENYKTGFVWEYCMKDPVIQNGLKNLGFVKKNNL, from the coding sequence ATGAAATACTTAATTTTAATTTTAGTTGTCATTACTTTTTTCAATTGCAAAGAAAATGAAAACGTAATAACTGAGAAAAAATTTACTTTAACTTCAGATCAAGAAAAATTTCTTGATACTTTGCAGTATTATTCCTTTAAATATTTTGTTAATGAAGTTAATCCGGAGAATGGACTTGTTAAAGATAGATCGACTAAAGATTCTCCATCAAGCATTGCTGCAGTTGGTTTTGCTATTCCAATTTGGGCAATTGGCGCTGAAAAGAATTGGATCGGTAGAGAAAAAGCCGTTGAATTAACTTATAATCTCATGAAATTTTTAATTAATTCTGAACAAAGTATGGAACCGGACGCAACTGGGTATAACGGATTTTATTATCATTTTTTGGATATGCAAACCGGGAAAAGAATTGGTAAATGTGAACTTTCTTCTATTGATACGTCTTGGCTTTTAGCCGGAATTCGATTTGCAAGAATGTATTATAATAAAGAAAATGAGAAAGAAAAGTTTATTAGAGAAACCGCAGATTCCTTAACTTTTAGAATGAATTGGGATTGGTGGACAAAACCGGAATCCGAAGGATTCTTTGGAGGCGCAGTTACAATGGGGTGGCATCCGGAATTGGGTTTTGGAAATATGAGTTGGACTGGTTTTAATGAAGGACATTATTTATATGTTTTAGCTGCCGGAAGCGGATATAAAAATCACAAATCAGCTTATGCAGCTTGGCTAAAACATTATAATTGGTATGCACCATATCAAGGCTTGGATCATGCATGTTTTCCGGCACTTTTTGCATTTCAGTGGTCAAATTGTTTTATAGATTATAGAAATATTTATGATGAATACATGATGGAAAAAGGTATAGATTATTTTGAAAATTCGCGAAGAGCAACATTGTCTCAGCAAAAATATGCAATTGAGAATCCCAAAAATTGGGTTGGTTACGATTCTTTGACTTGGGGATTAACAGCATGCGATGGACCGGCTGATGAACTTCAAGATTTAGATAGGCGAATTTATCAAGGGTATGGTGAGCGGGGCCCAAGTTATCCATTCCGTGGTTCTTTGGATGATGGAACAATTGCTCCTACTGGCGCAATTTCCTCAATTCCATTTGCACCGGAAATTGTTGTTCCTACAATTATGAATTTTAGAGATAAATACGGCTCAAAAGGTTTGTGGGATAAATATGGATTTAAAGATTCATTTAATCCTACTTTGAATTGGGTTGATAATGATTATTTGGGCATTGATCAGGGTCCAATTGTAATTATGATTGAGAATTATAAAACCGGTTTTGTTTGGGAATATTGTATGAAAGATCCAGTAATTCAAAATGGATTAAAGAACTTAGGATTTGTTAAGAAAAACAATTTGTAA
- a CDS encoding LacI family DNA-binding transcriptional regulator — protein MKNLNILTIAKEAGVSTATVSRALSGSLSIKDSTKEKILKIADQFEYRPSHLARSLSTKRTDTIGLILPELDGDFFMNVIHNIDDEVHKANKYLMVSSTYSQRDEIETVIEFMATSRVDGIILMAPKLNKRIELISKHRQKPIVFLNSSKNLNNIVNFTVDNFNGAKSIVEHLISHGYKKIGMIKGPEGNCEAEDRFNGYKKALDESGLNFSDEIIYNGDFTIGSGYKGFQKLYSQKNKPEAIFAANDMMAVGIYQSAKLLNVKIPNNIAVAGFDNIFLSQIISPRLTTVKVPIGLLASNAVQYLLKMINKEVDPNLPLTHNLGTSLIIGSSCGCKN, from the coding sequence ATGAAAAATTTAAACATTCTTACAATTGCAAAAGAAGCCGGTGTTTCTACCGCAACAGTATCAAGAGCTTTAAGCGGAAGCTTATCTATTAAAGATTCTACAAAAGAAAAAATATTAAAAATTGCAGATCAGTTTGAGTATAGGCCAAGTCACTTAGCAAGAAGTTTATCAACAAAAAGAACTGATACAATTGGGTTGATTCTTCCGGAATTAGACGGCGATTTTTTCATGAATGTAATCCATAATATTGATGATGAAGTACACAAAGCAAATAAATATTTGATGGTTTCAAGTACATACAGTCAGCGGGATGAAATTGAAACTGTTATAGAATTTATGGCTACAAGCAGAGTTGACGGAATTATTTTAATGGCGCCAAAATTAAATAAACGAATTGAATTAATTTCTAAACATAGACAGAAACCAATTGTGTTTTTAAATTCGAGTAAAAATTTAAATAATATTGTAAATTTTACTGTTGATAATTTCAATGGAGCAAAATCAATTGTTGAACATTTAATTTCGCATGGATATAAAAAAATCGGAATGATAAAAGGTCCGGAAGGTAACTGTGAAGCTGAAGATAGATTTAACGGGTATAAAAAAGCATTGGATGAAAGCGGATTAAATTTTTCAGATGAAATTATTTATAATGGAGATTTTACAATTGGCTCCGGATATAAAGGTTTTCAAAAATTATATAGTCAAAAAAATAAACCGGAAGCTATTTTTGCCGCAAATGATATGATGGCTGTGGGGATTTATCAATCTGCTAAATTACTCAATGTTAAAATTCCAAATAACATTGCCGTTGCCGGCTTTGATAATATTTTTCTTTCGCAAATAATTTCTCCAAGATTAACAACTGTTAAAGTTCCAATCGGACTTTTGGCAAGCAATGCAGTTCAATATTTATTGAAAATGATAAATAAAGAAGTAGATCCAAATTTACCACTTACACATAATTTAGGTACAAGTTTAATTATTGGTAGTTCGTGCGGATGCAAAAACTAA
- a CDS encoding carbohydrate ABC transporter permease, translating into MISASLMTDGQASVYPPRFFPEQIIYDQYNILFTRLNVATNFMNSLVLSLIVTLVSLFFNSMAGFAFAKYRFAGRDKLFKLLLSSMIIPAQVTMLPLFLMLKSFGLINTYMAIVIPGLANIFGIFLIRQYAMSIPDSLIEAARIDGATDFQIYFKIILPLAKPILVTLAIFTFMGVWNDFLWPLIALTDNSMYTLPVALANLMGEHTKDPELMMAGSVITIIPVIIVFLALQRYYIKGIMMGSIK; encoded by the coding sequence ATGATATCCGCGTCATTAATGACAGACGGGCAGGCAAGCGTTTATCCGCCAAGATTTTTTCCAGAACAAATTATTTATGATCAATATAATATTTTATTTACTCGCTTAAATGTTGCAACAAATTTTATGAATAGTTTAGTTCTTTCATTAATTGTAACTCTTGTTTCATTATTTTTTAACTCAATGGCTGGTTTTGCATTTGCAAAATATAGATTTGCAGGAAGAGATAAATTATTTAAACTACTTTTGAGTTCAATGATTATTCCGGCGCAAGTTACAATGCTGCCTTTATTTTTAATGTTGAAAAGTTTTGGTTTGATAAATACATATATGGCTATTGTGATTCCCGGCTTAGCAAATATTTTTGGAATATTCTTAATTCGTCAATATGCTATGTCAATTCCGGATAGTTTAATTGAAGCTGCAAGAATAGACGGAGCAACTGATTTTCAAATTTACTTTAAAATAATTCTTCCGCTTGCGAAACCAATTTTAGTTACACTTGCAATTTTTACTTTTATGGGAGTTTGGAATGATTTCCTATGGCCGTTAATTGCATTAACTGATAACTCAATGTACACTTTGCCAGTTGCACTTGCTAATTTAATGGGCGAACACACAAAAGATCCGGAACTTATGATGGCCGGATCGGTTATTACAATTATTCCAGTGATAATAGTATTTTTAGCGTTACAGCGTTATTATATAAAAGGAATAATGATGGGAAGTATTAAATGA
- a CDS encoding sugar ABC transporter permease produces MNLDSKNKLSAAYIFLAPAMTAIFAFFFIPVISAFVISFTDFDIYSLSDYSNARFVGFKNYINLFYDQLFWQALKNTFYFVIFAGPLSIAVSLGAAMLLNSKLVRFKGIFRLTYFLPVVTTLIAVSIIWRFIYHPKFGILNFMLDFIGVNPIDWLGDPNLALPAIVIMSVWKNFGYNMIIFIAGLQNIPQYLYEAAELEGASGWQKFKSITIPMLAPTTLFISIITMIGYFQLFAEPYVMTQGGPLNSTLSIVLYMYNEGFRWWNMGYSASIAFVLFFIIFIATIIQFKIQKTTEFD; encoded by the coding sequence ATGAATCTTGATTCAAAAAATAAATTATCTGCTGCTTATATTTTTCTTGCTCCTGCAATGACGGCAATATTTGCGTTTTTTTTTATTCCGGTTATTTCAGCATTTGTAATAAGTTTTACAGATTTTGATATTTATTCGCTTAGTGATTATTCAAATGCAAGATTTGTAGGTTTTAAAAATTATATTAATTTATTTTATGATCAGCTTTTTTGGCAGGCATTAAAAAACACATTCTACTTCGTTATTTTTGCCGGACCGCTTTCTATTGCGGTTTCGCTCGGAGCTGCAATGCTTTTAAATTCAAAACTGGTAAGGTTTAAAGGAATTTTCAGACTTACTTATTTTCTTCCGGTTGTTACTACTTTAATTGCTGTATCAATAATATGGAGATTTATTTATCATCCCAAATTTGGGATACTAAATTTTATGCTTGATTTTATTGGGGTAAATCCTATTGATTGGCTTGGAGATCCGAATTTAGCATTACCCGCAATTGTTATAATGTCGGTCTGGAAAAATTTTGGATATAATATGATAATATTTATTGCCGGATTGCAAAATATTCCACAATATTTATATGAGGCTGCTGAGTTGGAAGGCGCATCAGGATGGCAAAAATTTAAATCAATTACAATTCCAATGTTAGCGCCAACAACACTGTTTATAAGTATAATCACAATGATTGGATATTTTCAATTATTTGCAGAGCCTTATGTAATGACTCAAGGTGGACCATTAAATAGTACATTGAGCATTGTTTTGTATATGTATAATGAAGGATTTCGCTGGTGGAATATGGGTTATTCAGCTTCAATTGCATTTGTACTATTCTTTATAATTTTTATTGCAACAATTATTCAATTTAAAATTCAAAAAACAACGGAGTTTGATTAG
- a CDS encoding sugar ABC transporter substrate-binding protein codes for MNSLLKILPILILLLISCSERKQENNITTIKFWGMGAEGEYVQKLLPKFYKLHPNIKVDVQAIPWTAAQEKLISAYASDNLPDLFQLGNTWVPQFVALDALENLDQFLSKSSTIKKQNYFEGIWNTNVIENSIFGIPWYIDTRIIFYRKDILEKAGYKTFPKTWEELYDASKKIKANFKGEEKYAIYLPTNEWASFIIFALQNKSSILKNNNSYGAFSEPEFKEAFEYLIKFHKEKLAPIGISQVTNVYQAFAEEYFSMYISGPWNIPEFKKWMKGDLESKWGTAAMPAKYGSYPGTSLAGGSSLVIYNKSENKDSVWKLVEFLSDPKIQLEFYLLINDLPSVKQAWEDSTFSQNEFMQAFFNQFHNVTETPKITEWEQIAFSKIQQYAEMAARNSMTIDEALKALDGDVNNILEKRRWMLSKK; via the coding sequence GTGAATTCACTTTTAAAAATATTACCCATTTTAATTTTGCTATTAATTTCTTGCAGTGAAAGAAAACAAGAAAATAATATAACAACAATTAAATTTTGGGGAATGGGAGCCGAAGGAGAATATGTACAAAAGCTGCTTCCGAAATTTTACAAACTTCATCCAAATATAAAAGTTGATGTTCAAGCAATTCCGTGGACGGCTGCGCAAGAAAAATTAATTTCCGCATATGCCAGCGATAATTTACCTGATCTGTTTCAACTAGGAAATACTTGGGTCCCGCAGTTTGTCGCTTTAGATGCTTTAGAAAATCTCGATCAATTTCTTAGTAAATCCTCAACAATAAAAAAACAAAATTATTTTGAAGGAATTTGGAATACAAATGTAATTGAAAATTCTATATTCGGAATTCCATGGTATATTGATACAAGAATTATTTTTTATCGTAAAGATATTTTAGAAAAAGCCGGATATAAAACTTTCCCTAAAACTTGGGAAGAATTATACGATGCATCAAAAAAAATTAAAGCTAATTTTAAGGGTGAAGAAAAGTATGCAATTTATCTTCCGACAAACGAGTGGGCAAGTTTTATAATTTTTGCGCTGCAGAATAAATCATCAATACTTAAAAACAATAATAGTTACGGAGCCTTCAGCGAACCGGAATTCAAAGAAGCATTTGAATACTTAATAAAATTTCACAAAGAAAAATTAGCTCCAATTGGAATTTCTCAAGTTACAAATGTTTATCAAGCTTTTGCTGAAGAATATTTTTCGATGTACATTTCTGGTCCTTGGAATATTCCGGAATTTAAAAAATGGATGAAAGGAGATTTAGAAAGTAAATGGGGAACTGCTGCAATGCCCGCCAAATATGGAAGTTATCCAGGTACTTCTTTAGCCGGCGGATCAAGTTTAGTTATTTACAATAAATCTGAAAATAAAGATTCTGTATGGAAACTTGTTGAATTTTTATCTGATCCGAAAATTCAGTTGGAATTTTATTTATTAATAAATGATCTTCCTTCAGTGAAGCAGGCATGGGAAGATTCAACTTTTTCTCAAAATGAATTTATGCAGGCTTTCTTCAATCAATTTCATAATGTAACCGAAACACCCAAAATTACCGAATGGGAGCAAATTGCATTTTCAAAAATTCAGCAGTATGCAGAAATGGCTGCTCGAAATTCAATGACAATAGACGAAGCTTTAAAAGCTTTAGATGGAGATGTAAATAATATTCTTGAAAAGAGAAGATGGATGTTAAGTAAAAAATAA